One Thiohalomonas denitrificans DNA segment encodes these proteins:
- a CDS encoding spermidine synthase, translated as MTPWELLDTAPVTGDRGELRLYRRGEEYSILVSNGGGELMNSRLHGSEDALAERACSQVADRARPRVLVGGLGMGFTLAAALKQLPPGAEVTVAELVPAVVQWNRELLGGLAGHPLEDPRTIVHGGDVGVVLKREKSAFDAILLDVDNGPEGLTRRQNDWLYSFKGLEAAFDALRSAGVLAIWSAGPDGAFADRLRQVGFDVEETIARAHGPKKGARHTIWLATRPS; from the coding sequence GTGACCCCCTGGGAGCTGCTGGATACCGCGCCCGTTACCGGCGATCGGGGTGAACTTCGGCTTTACCGGCGTGGCGAGGAGTACTCGATCCTGGTATCCAACGGCGGTGGTGAGTTGATGAACAGTCGGCTCCATGGTTCCGAGGACGCCTTGGCCGAGCGGGCCTGTTCGCAGGTGGCCGATCGGGCCAGACCGCGGGTGCTGGTCGGTGGATTGGGCATGGGCTTCACCCTCGCGGCGGCACTGAAGCAGCTCCCGCCCGGCGCCGAAGTAACGGTGGCCGAACTGGTGCCGGCGGTGGTGCAATGGAACCGCGAACTGCTGGGCGGCCTGGCCGGACACCCGCTCGAGGATCCGCGCACCATCGTGCATGGCGGCGATGTCGGGGTGGTTCTGAAACGCGAGAAGAGTGCATTCGATGCCATCCTGCTCGACGTGGACAACGGCCCGGAGGGTCTGACCCGTCGCCAAAACGACTGGCTCTACTCCTTCAAGGGACTGGAAGCCGCCTTCGATGCGCTGCGGTCTGCAGGAGTACTGGCTATCTGGTCGGCAGGTCCCGACGGGGCTTTCGCCGATCGCCTGCGACAGGTCGGGTTCGATGTCGAGGAGACGATAGCGCGGGCTCATGGCCCGAAAAAGGGCGCCCGGCACACCATCTGGTTGGCCACTCGGCCGTCGTAA
- a CDS encoding AI-2E family transporter, translated as MPHEAKGSTQVHAFAIRVLIGASVVIGLLLLLLLLWWAMEALLLTFAAILAAIVLRTLSDWVAIHTGMGDKWALMLVLGGGLFMLAGLMVLVAPQVTEQAAQLQQRLPEAIGVIHETLRERAWGEWLLDLLPTQEELEEQDGMGGVVWQATGFAYTAVQIFAGIVILIFVTIYLSFDPRLYINGILHLVPLSHRPRAAEVLGAAGATLRWWLFGTLLKMIAVGLLTFVGLWALDVPLAMLLAIIAGLLDFVPYVGPIIAALPAILIGFTGGLELAFWVAVVYLVVQQLESLVISPVIYQRTVYMPPALTILAEIILLAMAGAIGLILATPLMALTIVLVKMLYVEQVLGDRDIPHPQVQLIDSEALHPDREETGGDSTQHGKE; from the coding sequence GTGCCACACGAAGCGAAAGGCTCAACACAGGTGCACGCCTTTGCAATCCGCGTCCTGATCGGCGCGAGCGTTGTCATCGGGCTTTTGCTGCTCTTGCTGCTGCTGTGGTGGGCAATGGAAGCGCTACTGTTGACCTTCGCCGCCATACTGGCGGCCATCGTCCTGCGCACCTTATCGGATTGGGTGGCCATTCACACCGGTATGGGCGACAAATGGGCCCTCATGCTGGTGCTGGGCGGGGGCCTGTTCATGCTCGCCGGTTTGATGGTTCTGGTGGCGCCTCAAGTTACAGAACAGGCTGCGCAACTACAGCAGCGCCTGCCAGAGGCGATTGGGGTCATCCATGAAACGCTGCGTGAACGCGCCTGGGGAGAGTGGCTGCTGGACCTGCTTCCGACGCAGGAGGAGCTGGAAGAGCAGGACGGAATGGGCGGGGTGGTGTGGCAAGCCACCGGGTTTGCCTATACAGCCGTTCAGATCTTCGCCGGCATCGTTATTCTGATCTTCGTCACCATCTACCTCTCCTTCGACCCACGGCTGTACATCAACGGGATACTGCACCTGGTTCCACTATCCCACCGACCCCGCGCCGCCGAGGTGCTGGGGGCCGCCGGGGCGACCCTGCGCTGGTGGCTGTTCGGGACCCTGCTCAAGATGATCGCAGTCGGCTTGCTGACTTTCGTGGGCCTGTGGGCACTGGACGTGCCGTTGGCGATGCTGCTCGCCATTATTGCCGGCCTGCTCGACTTTGTGCCCTACGTCGGTCCGATTATCGCTGCGTTACCGGCGATCCTGATCGGGTTTACCGGGGGCCTTGAGCTGGCATTTTGGGTCGCTGTGGTCTACCTGGTCGTGCAGCAGCTGGAGAGCCTCGTGATCTCGCCGGTGATCTACCAACGCACTGTCTATATGCCTCCGGCACTGACCATCCTTGCAGAGATCATTCTCCTGGCGATGGCAGGAGCGATCGGGCTGATCCTGGCCACGCCACTGATGGCACTGACGATCGTGCTGGTAAAGATGCTTTATGTTGAACAGGTCCTCGGAGATCGAGACATCCCCCACCCCCAGGTACAACTCATCGACAGCGAAGCACTGCATCCCGATCGCGAAGAAACCGGAGGGGATTCGACGCAGCACGGCAAGGAGTGA
- a CDS encoding argininosuccinate synthase, with protein sequence MSEIRKVVLAYSGGLDTSIILKWLEDTYHCEVVTFTADIGQGEEVEPARAKAQAMGVKEIYIEDLREEFARDYVFPMFRANAIYEGEYRLGTSIARPLIAKRLVEIANETGADAISHGATGKGNDQVRFELGAYALKPDVKVIAPWREWDLLSREKLMAYAEEHGIPVDFKKGKKSPYSMDANLMHISYEGGILEDPWAEPEEEMWRWTVAPEAAPDQPTLLELTYEKGDIVAIDGNPMTPAQVMELLNKVGGENGIGRDDLVENRYVGMKSRGCYETPAGAIMLRAHRAMESLTLDREVAHLKDELMPKYAEIIYNGYWWSPERQMMQKMIDASQENVNGKVRVKLYKGNVIIAGRQSDSDSLFDESIATFEDDAGAYDQKDAEGFIKLNALRLRIAARKRG encoded by the coding sequence ATGTCCGAGATCAGAAAAGTCGTGCTTGCCTATTCCGGCGGCCTCGATACCTCCATTATCCTCAAATGGCTCGAGGATACCTACCATTGCGAAGTGGTGACTTTTACCGCCGATATCGGTCAGGGCGAGGAGGTCGAACCGGCACGCGCCAAGGCCCAGGCCATGGGCGTCAAGGAGATCTACATCGAGGACCTGCGTGAGGAGTTTGCGCGCGACTACGTTTTCCCGATGTTCCGGGCCAATGCCATCTACGAGGGTGAGTATCGGCTTGGCACCTCTATCGCACGGCCGTTGATCGCCAAACGCCTGGTGGAGATTGCCAACGAGACCGGGGCCGACGCGATCTCTCACGGCGCGACGGGCAAGGGTAACGATCAGGTTCGTTTCGAACTCGGCGCCTATGCGCTAAAGCCGGATGTGAAGGTGATTGCACCCTGGAGGGAATGGGACCTGCTCTCGCGTGAAAAGCTGATGGCCTATGCCGAGGAGCACGGCATTCCGGTGGATTTCAAAAAGGGCAAGAAGTCCCCGTATTCCATGGACGCCAACCTGATGCACATCTCCTACGAGGGCGGCATTCTGGAGGACCCGTGGGCCGAACCGGAAGAGGAAATGTGGCGCTGGACCGTCGCACCGGAGGCAGCACCGGACCAGCCGACCTTGCTGGAGTTGACCTACGAGAAGGGTGATATCGTCGCCATCGATGGCAACCCGATGACACCCGCCCAGGTAATGGAGCTCCTCAACAAGGTGGGCGGCGAGAACGGCATCGGGCGGGATGATCTGGTCGAGAACCGCTACGTCGGCATGAAGTCCCGCGGCTGCTACGAAACCCCCGCCGGAGCGATCATGTTGCGTGCCCATCGGGCCATGGAGTCCCTGACCCTCGACCGTGAAGTGGCGCACCTGAAAGATGAACTCATGCCCAAGTACGCCGAGATTATCTATAACGGCTACTGGTGGAGCCCGGAGCGGCAGATGATGCAGAAGATGATCGATGCCTCGCAGGAAAACGTCAACGGCAAGGTCCGCGTCAAGCTCTACAAGGGCAACGTCATCATTGCCGGCCGCCAGTCCGACAGCGACTCACTGTTCGACGAGAGCATCGCCACGTTCGAGGATGATGCCGGCGCCTATGATCAGAAAGACGCCGAAGGCTTCATCAAGCTGAACGCCCTGCGCCTGCGCATCGCCGCCCGCAAACGCGGCTAA
- a CDS encoding cyclic nucleotide-binding domain-containing protein, which translates to MQNPSDIELALRRVPLFCDLSAGVLNALSQQAVPASYGPKDFLFKASDKPDHLHVLFDGTVKMTTSSLDGRETIIELLQPVDCFLMAAVLTSKPYLMSAQAITDVEVLLVPSALLRQLVSDESQLALTMVASLANQYRQMVRHVKDLRLRTAAQRLGIYLLGLVEKGDSDTLALPFVKKLIAARLHMTPESMSRAIVTLRNEGVDVTEDEVHIHDVDALRRFCKVDNILDELEEEFFVLTDR; encoded by the coding sequence ATGCAAAACCCGAGTGATATCGAACTGGCGCTACGTCGCGTACCGCTTTTCTGCGACCTCTCCGCCGGGGTGCTAAACGCACTTAGCCAGCAGGCGGTTCCGGCCTCCTACGGTCCCAAGGACTTTCTGTTCAAGGCCAGCGACAAGCCCGATCACCTGCATGTGCTGTTCGACGGAACCGTTAAAATGACGACCAGCTCGCTCGATGGCCGGGAGACGATCATCGAGCTGCTGCAGCCTGTCGACTGCTTCCTGATGGCGGCCGTGCTGACCTCCAAGCCATATCTCATGTCGGCCCAGGCCATCACCGATGTCGAAGTCCTGCTGGTCCCGAGTGCACTGTTGCGCCAGCTGGTATCGGACGAATCGCAACTGGCACTGACCATGGTCGCCTCGCTGGCAAACCAGTATCGGCAAATGGTCCGGCACGTAAAGGACCTGCGCCTGAGGACGGCGGCACAGCGGCTGGGGATCTACCTGCTGGGACTGGTGGAAAAAGGCGACAGCGACACGCTGGCACTTCCCTTTGTCAAAAAGCTGATTGCCGCCCGCCTGCACATGACACCGGAGAGCATGTCCCGGGCCATTGTCACCCTGCGCAATGAAGGCGTCGATGTGACAGAAGATGAAGTTCACATCCACGATGTCGATGCGCTTCGCCGCTTCTGCAAGGTCGATAATATCCTCGATGAGCTGGAGGAGGAATTTTTCGTGCTTACCGATCGCTGA
- the cynS gene encoding cyanase: protein MKKLEMTEAIMAAKARSGLGWEAIAAEVGLAPVFLTSACLGMNSLKPEFADKLCEVLNLPAEVSTALQAFPHKRWDQAIPTDPVIYRWYEIVGVYGETIKELIHEKFGDGIMSAIDFSMDIDKEENPAGDRVVVTMNGKFLPYKSW from the coding sequence ATGAAAAAACTGGAAATGACCGAAGCCATTATGGCCGCCAAAGCCCGTTCCGGCCTGGGTTGGGAGGCCATTGCCGCAGAAGTCGGCCTGGCCCCGGTATTCCTCACCTCGGCCTGCCTGGGTATGAACAGCCTCAAGCCGGAATTTGCCGACAAGCTTTGTGAGGTACTCAATCTGCCTGCCGAGGTATCCACTGCGCTGCAGGCGTTCCCGCACAAGCGCTGGGACCAGGCTATCCCCACCGATCCGGTGATTTATCGCTGGTACGAGATCGTCGGCGTCTATGGAGAGACCATCAAGGAACTGATCCACGAGAAGTTCGGTGACGGGATTATGAGCGCCATCGACTTTTCAATGGATATCGACAAGGAGGAGAACCCGGCCGGTGACCGCGTGGTGGTCACCATGAACGGCAAATTCCTGCCTTACAAAAGCTGGTAA
- the mgtE gene encoding magnesium transporter: MDRLDQAEALRRMEPPERADRLSRMPPEQARAAFEQLEAPLQEELLAHLRDAQVYRLMEDLDPDDRVRLLGRLPEPVSRAFIARLSPRERRFTHKLLAYPQETAGRIMTPEYLSLEPTLTAAAALERVRREGTEVETINALPVLGPGEQFAGLVMLSDLVMAEGDQVISDLVDVSVPTVRPETDQEQVARLIQVADLLALPVVSASGRLLGLITVDDAMDVLQWEQEEDIARTGAQEPLDRPYFATTLMGLTRARLLWLVLLALAGAVTVQVLNVFEPLLEQAVTLSLFIPLLIGVGGNSGAQSATTVIRAMATGEMNGGHKSQVMFRETRVGLLLGTAVALLAYLPVTLVFSSPLAITVALALVVICTGATFVGAGMPLLANRLGIDPAVVSAPVVTTVVDAGGLLLYFLIARVVMGL, translated from the coding sequence ATGGATCGATTGGATCAAGCCGAGGCGTTACGGCGCATGGAGCCGCCGGAGCGGGCGGACCGACTCTCCCGCATGCCGCCGGAGCAGGCACGAGCCGCTTTCGAGCAGCTTGAAGCGCCCTTGCAGGAGGAGCTCCTTGCGCACCTGCGGGATGCACAGGTCTACCGGTTGATGGAGGACCTTGACCCTGACGATCGGGTTCGGTTGCTGGGGCGGTTGCCAGAGCCGGTGAGCAGGGCGTTTATCGCCCGGCTGAGCCCCCGTGAGCGCCGCTTCACCCATAAACTCCTTGCCTACCCGCAAGAGACCGCTGGCCGCATCATGACCCCCGAATACCTGTCGCTGGAGCCGACGCTGACGGCGGCGGCGGCTCTGGAGAGGGTCCGAAGGGAAGGGACCGAAGTGGAAACTATCAACGCACTGCCGGTACTGGGGCCGGGCGAGCAATTTGCCGGCCTGGTGATGCTCAGTGATCTGGTGATGGCGGAAGGAGACCAGGTGATCAGTGATCTGGTGGATGTCTCGGTTCCTACGGTGAGGCCGGAGACCGACCAGGAACAGGTGGCGCGGCTGATCCAGGTTGCGGACCTGCTGGCGTTGCCGGTGGTCAGCGCCAGCGGGCGCCTGCTCGGGCTGATTACCGTCGATGATGCAATGGATGTGTTGCAGTGGGAGCAGGAGGAGGATATCGCCCGCACCGGCGCCCAGGAGCCGCTCGACCGACCCTATTTTGCCACGACGCTCATGGGCCTTACCCGAGCCCGGCTCCTGTGGCTGGTGCTGCTGGCACTGGCCGGTGCCGTCACGGTCCAGGTGCTGAACGTGTTCGAACCACTGCTGGAGCAGGCGGTCACGCTCTCCCTGTTCATTCCGTTGCTGATTGGCGTGGGCGGCAACAGCGGCGCCCAGTCGGCGACTACCGTGATTCGCGCCATGGCCACTGGCGAGATGAACGGGGGGCATAAATCACAGGTGATGTTCCGGGAAACCCGCGTAGGCCTGTTGCTCGGCACCGCCGTCGCCCTGCTGGCCTACCTCCCCGTGACCCTGGTCTTCAGCTCTCCGCTGGCAATCACTGTTGCCCTGGCCCTTGTCGTTATCTGTACCGGGGCCACCTTTGTCGGCGCCGGCATGCCCCTGCTGGCCAACCGGCTCGGCATCGACCCGGCTGTGGTGAGTGCTCCGGTCGTCACCACGGTCGTCGATGCCGGCGGCCTGCTGCTCTATTTCCTCATCGCCCGGGTGGTCATGGGGCTTTGA
- a CDS encoding DUF1841 family protein: MRAAYREAWRKRSEGAPLEPLEAQIAAVVEMHPEYQKALESAGVLERDYTPEGGESNPFLHMGMHLAIHEQISTDRPEGIARLYKKALKKVGDIHEAEHRLMECLGQMLWSAHRHGSEPDERAYLDCIRRVAKGK; encoded by the coding sequence ATGCGGGCTGCCTACCGGGAGGCGTGGCGAAAACGGAGCGAAGGGGCACCCCTGGAGCCGCTGGAGGCGCAGATCGCTGCGGTGGTGGAGATGCACCCCGAGTATCAGAAAGCGCTGGAGAGTGCCGGTGTGCTGGAGCGCGATTACACGCCCGAAGGCGGCGAGTCCAACCCCTTCCTGCACATGGGCATGCACCTTGCCATCCATGAGCAGATCAGTACCGACCGGCCCGAGGGTATCGCCCGGCTGTACAAAAAGGCGCTAAAGAAAGTGGGGGACATCCATGAGGCGGAACATCGCCTGATGGAGTGCCTGGGGCAGATGCTCTGGTCCGCCCACCGCCACGGCAGCGAACCCGACGAACGTGCCTACCTCGACTGCATCCGGCGGGTGGCGAAAGGAAAGTAA
- the nth gene encoding endonuclease III, with protein MNREKRTEIFRRLRDNDPSPTTELNYSTPFELLIAVILSAQATDRGVNKATAKLFAVANTPGAILELGEEGLKDYIKTIGLFNSKAAHIIRTCRALVEKHDGTVPAERDALEALPGVGRKTANVVLNTAFGEPTIAVDTHIFRVSNRTDIATGKNVLEVEKRLLRLVPKEFLHDAHHWLILHGRYVCIARKPRCGACLIEDLCEYTHKTED; from the coding sequence ATGAACCGCGAAAAACGTACTGAGATATTCCGCCGCCTGCGGGACAACGATCCCAGCCCCACGACCGAGCTGAACTACTCCACTCCCTTCGAGCTGCTGATTGCCGTCATTCTGTCGGCCCAGGCCACCGACCGCGGCGTCAACAAGGCCACGGCCAAACTGTTTGCCGTGGCCAACACACCCGGCGCCATCCTCGAGCTGGGGGAAGAGGGGCTGAAGGATTACATCAAGACCATCGGCCTGTTCAATTCCAAGGCTGCCCATATCATCAGGACCTGCCGGGCCCTGGTCGAAAAACATGATGGAACGGTTCCGGCTGAACGCGATGCGCTCGAAGCACTACCCGGGGTTGGCCGCAAGACCGCCAATGTCGTGCTCAATACCGCCTTCGGTGAGCCCACCATCGCCGTCGATACACACATCTTTCGCGTATCCAACCGCACCGATATCGCCACCGGAAAAAACGTCCTGGAAGTGGAAAAGCGACTGCTGCGGCTGGTCCCGAAAGAATTCCTCCACGACGCCCACCACTGGCTGATCCTCCATGGACGCTACGTCTGCATCGCCCGCAAACCCCGCTGCGGCGCCTGCCTCATCGAAGACCTCTGCGAGTACACGCACAAGACCGAGGACTGA
- a CDS encoding YbaN family protein: MKPTRNVRWPFALLAYLFTGLALAGIALPGLPTVPFLLVAAWAASRGSKRLRCWLEAHRHLGPLLYCWEQERAIPRRAKQMTVLLLFPSWFWIAWVSSGTAVPVAMAVLFMTVAVYVVTRPSPTQPVRLSAGE, from the coding sequence ATGAAGCCTACGCGAAACGTACGCTGGCCCTTTGCTCTCCTGGCCTATCTCTTCACGGGACTGGCCCTGGCCGGTATCGCCTTGCCCGGACTGCCGACCGTGCCGTTTCTGCTGGTGGCTGCATGGGCCGCCAGCCGTGGTTCCAAACGACTGCGGTGTTGGCTGGAAGCGCACCGCCATCTGGGGCCTCTGTTGTACTGCTGGGAACAGGAGCGCGCGATACCGCGGCGTGCCAAACAGATGACGGTACTGCTACTTTTCCCGAGCTGGTTCTGGATCGCCTGGGTCAGTAGCGGAACGGCCGTGCCGGTCGCCATGGCGGTTCTGTTTATGACGGTGGCAGTGTACGTGGTGACACGGCCCAGTCCGACTCAACCCGTTCGCTTATCCGCAGGAGAATAG
- a CDS encoding molybdopterin dinucleotide binding domain-containing protein: MSKNRRQFIKGLGAVGALAAFGLGYSHTADQFLKGFLDRTRANDPFAGNAPQPEYRVDAVTGQVRLNPAQQVSYTVCMGCTTLCGVRVRIDKANDQVLRVSGNPYHTLSADPHLPYETSVLESFAGVSRHKERGLEGRATACARGNAVLAKLDSPQRVRVPLKRIGKRGAGLWAPISFEQLVEEVVEGGDLFREGDVEGLRAIRDVETPLDPEQPELGPKSNQMVFMSAFNDGRLAFAKRFAINSFGSRNFAGHRSYCGLSMRSGYAALLDNWKAQPHLKPDFANAEFLLFIGTSPGNAGNPFKRQGHLIAKGRSRGLKYVVVDPVLTNADNIAAEDNGRWLPIRPNTDGALSMGMIRWIIEQDAYDARFLASPNPAAATKVGEASWSNATHLVIVEPGADFGRMLRGSDLGLDPKGDDDPFVVADETGKLHSHTASDRGELFYQGQARLAEGGEVAVATSLALLREAAFEHTLAEYADACGIAEAEIAGLAREFTSHGKRAAVDTHGGTMGSNGFYAAYAIVMLNALIGNLNHQGGTSAGGGRFKDVAPGPRYNLATFKGMQKPKGVGLGRNGFPYEKTTEFRRKEAVGKPYPSEAPWLPLSPNMSSEFLPAMLNGYPYSAKALILWSTNPVYGVSGMTEQVKERLADPKVVPLIVSIDPFINESNQYADYIVPDSVLYESWGWASAWGGHLAKVNSARWPVVEPRQARAADGQVMEMESFLIAVGKRMGLPGYSAGAITDSDGNEYPIERAEDWYLRAAANIAFDGTPVPDASDDEIAATGVTRLLPELKRVLKREEWRKVAYLYARGGRFEDPEAAYDDKFLRKRYPRAMQLYNEQLALARNSLTGKRYRGTPYWQPPVLADGTPLEDVYPAEVWPLRVVSTKSQLQSSHTIGVARLQQIQPTNPIGLHYDDAAKLGVKTGDRIRVVSPEGSVEGIVLVRGGIQRGVIGIEHGFGHRELGARMHRLGENPLPKAVAAGAGVNHNELGCPEPHRPGITFLTDWVVGNVARQGLPTRIEFI, translated from the coding sequence ATGAGCAAGAATCGTCGTCAGTTCATCAAGGGCCTGGGTGCAGTGGGTGCCTTGGCTGCTTTCGGTCTCGGTTACAGCCACACCGCCGATCAATTCCTGAAGGGCTTCCTGGATCGCACCCGTGCCAATGATCCCTTCGCGGGCAATGCCCCCCAACCCGAATACCGGGTTGACGCGGTGACCGGTCAGGTCCGGCTCAATCCGGCGCAGCAGGTGTCGTACACGGTGTGCATGGGGTGCACCACCCTGTGCGGTGTTCGGGTTCGCATCGACAAGGCCAACGACCAGGTTTTGCGGGTTAGCGGCAACCCCTACCACACCCTGTCCGCCGATCCGCACCTGCCGTACGAGACGTCGGTGCTGGAGAGTTTCGCCGGGGTGAGCAGGCACAAGGAACGGGGGCTGGAAGGCCGCGCCACCGCCTGTGCCCGCGGCAATGCCGTATTGGCCAAGCTCGACAGTCCACAGCGGGTTCGCGTACCGCTGAAGCGGATTGGCAAACGTGGCGCCGGTCTATGGGCACCGATCTCCTTCGAACAGCTGGTCGAAGAGGTAGTCGAGGGCGGTGACCTGTTCCGGGAAGGCGACGTCGAGGGGCTGCGGGCGATTCGTGATGTGGAGACCCCGCTCGACCCGGAGCAGCCCGAATTGGGGCCGAAGTCGAACCAGATGGTGTTCATGTCGGCCTTCAATGATGGTCGTCTGGCCTTCGCCAAGCGCTTTGCCATCAACAGCTTCGGAAGCCGTAATTTCGCCGGCCACCGCTCCTACTGCGGGCTGTCGATGCGCTCGGGCTATGCCGCGCTGCTCGACAATTGGAAGGCGCAGCCGCACCTGAAGCCGGATTTCGCCAACGCCGAATTTTTGCTGTTCATCGGCACCTCACCGGGCAATGCCGGTAACCCGTTCAAACGCCAGGGTCACCTGATCGCGAAAGGACGCAGCCGTGGCCTCAAGTATGTGGTGGTCGACCCGGTGCTGACCAATGCCGACAACATTGCAGCCGAGGACAACGGCCGCTGGTTGCCGATCCGGCCCAACACCGACGGCGCCCTGAGCATGGGAATGATTCGCTGGATCATCGAGCAGGACGCCTACGATGCCAGATTCCTGGCCAGCCCCAATCCCGCGGCGGCGACCAAGGTGGGCGAAGCGAGTTGGTCCAACGCCACACACCTGGTGATCGTCGAGCCGGGCGCTGATTTCGGGCGCATGCTGCGCGGCTCCGATCTCGGCCTCGATCCGAAAGGTGATGACGATCCGTTTGTGGTGGCGGACGAGACGGGGAAACTGCACTCCCACACGGCAAGTGATCGCGGCGAGCTGTTCTACCAGGGACAAGCCCGGTTGGCCGAAGGCGGTGAGGTGGCGGTTGCCACCAGTCTGGCGCTGCTGCGTGAGGCCGCCTTCGAGCACACACTGGCGGAATACGCCGATGCCTGTGGCATTGCCGAGGCCGAGATTGCCGGACTCGCCCGTGAGTTCACCAGTCACGGAAAGCGCGCCGCGGTGGATACCCATGGCGGTACAATGGGCAGCAACGGCTTCTATGCCGCCTATGCCATCGTCATGCTCAATGCCCTGATCGGCAACCTCAATCATCAGGGTGGTACCAGTGCCGGTGGTGGTCGCTTCAAGGATGTGGCGCCGGGGCCACGCTACAACCTGGCCACTTTCAAGGGCATGCAGAAGCCCAAGGGTGTAGGTCTCGGCCGCAATGGTTTTCCGTATGAGAAAACCACCGAGTTCAGGCGCAAGGAGGCGGTTGGCAAGCCCTACCCGTCGGAGGCGCCCTGGCTTCCCCTCAGCCCGAACATGAGTTCGGAGTTCCTGCCGGCAATGCTCAACGGTTATCCCTACAGCGCCAAGGCGCTGATTCTCTGGAGTACCAACCCGGTCTACGGGGTGTCCGGCATGACAGAACAGGTAAAGGAGCGGCTGGCCGATCCGAAGGTGGTGCCGCTCATCGTTTCCATCGACCCGTTTATCAACGAGTCCAACCAGTACGCCGACTATATTGTTCCCGATTCGGTACTCTACGAGAGCTGGGGCTGGGCGAGCGCCTGGGGTGGCCATCTGGCCAAGGTCAACTCTGCCCGCTGGCCCGTGGTCGAACCGCGTCAGGCGCGCGCGGCTGACGGGCAGGTGATGGAGATGGAGAGCTTCCTTATTGCGGTCGGCAAGCGTATGGGGCTGCCGGGCTATAGCGCCGGTGCGATTACCGATAGTGACGGTAACGAGTATCCGATCGAGCGGGCTGAGGACTGGTATCTGCGGGCAGCGGCCAACATTGCGTTCGACGGCACGCCGGTGCCCGATGCCAGCGATGACGAGATCGCAGCCACCGGTGTTACCCGCCTGTTGCCGGAACTGAAACGGGTGCTCAAGCGCGAGGAGTGGCGCAAGGTGGCCTACCTCTATGCGCGCGGCGGGCGCTTCGAGGACCCGGAAGCGGCCTATGATGATAAATTTCTCCGCAAGCGCTACCCGCGGGCGATGCAGCTCTATAACGAGCAACTGGCTCTGGCGCGCAATAGTCTTACCGGCAAGCGCTATCGGGGAACCCCGTATTGGCAGCCACCCGTGCTTGCCGATGGAACGCCACTGGAAGATGTCTACCCGGCTGAGGTATGGCCATTGCGGGTTGTCAGTACCAAATCGCAGTTGCAGTCATCGCACACCATCGGGGTCGCCCGGCTACAGCAAATCCAGCCGACCAATCCTATCGGGTTGCACTATGATGATGCCGCTAAGCTCGGCGTAAAAACCGGCGACCGCATCCGGGTGGTCAGCCCCGAAGGCAGTGTGGAGGGGATTGTCCTGGTCCGTGGCGGGATACAGCGCGGCGTGATTGGAATCGAGCACGGTTTCGGTCACCGGGAGCTTGGAGCACGGATGCACCGGCTGGGTGAAAACCCGTTGCCGAAGGCGGTCGCCGCCGGAGCCGGCGTCAACCACAATGAACTCGGCTGTCCGGAACCGCACCGCCCCGGCATCACCTTCCTGACCGACTGGGTGGTGGGCAACGTCGCCAGGCAAGGGTTGCCGACACGTATCGAGTTCATTTGA
- the gloA gene encoding lactoylglutathione lyase, which translates to MRILHTMLRVGDLTRSINFYTNVLGMKLLRQKEYPEGEFTLAFVGYGEESEQAVIEFTYNWGVDRYDLGDGYGHIALEVDDVYQAAEAIRERGGKILREPGPMHAGTTIIAFVEDPDGYAIELIGKK; encoded by the coding sequence ATGCGGATTTTGCACACCATGCTGCGGGTAGGCGATCTTACTCGCTCCATCAATTTCTACACCAACGTGCTCGGGATGAAGCTGCTCCGGCAAAAGGAGTACCCGGAGGGGGAGTTCACCCTTGCATTCGTTGGCTACGGGGAGGAGTCGGAGCAGGCGGTTATCGAATTCACCTACAACTGGGGCGTCGACCGCTACGACCTCGGCGACGGCTACGGCCACATCGCCCTGGAGGTGGATGATGTCTATCAGGCGGCCGAGGCGATCCGGGAGCGTGGCGGCAAGATCCTGCGCGAGCCCGGCCCCATGCATGCCGGAACCACCATTATCGCCTTCGTAGAGGACCCCGACGGCTACGCCATCGAGTTGATCGGCAAGAAATAA